The following coding sequences lie in one Desmodus rotundus isolate HL8 chromosome 1, HLdesRot8A.1, whole genome shotgun sequence genomic window:
- the INIP gene encoding SOSS complex subunit C, with the protein MAANSSGQGFQNKNRVAILAELDKEKRKLLMQNQSSTNHPGASIALSRPALNKDFRDHAEQQHIAAQQKAALQHAHAHSSGYFITQDSAFGNLILPVLPRLDPE; encoded by the exons atggcagcaaacTCTTCAGGACAAG gttttcaaaacaaaaatagagtTGCAATCTTGGCCGAACtggacaaagagaaaagaaaactactaATGCAGAACCAATCTTCAACAAATCATCCTGGAGCTAG CATTGCCCTTTCAAGGCCTGCCCTTAATAAGGACTTCCGGGATCACGCCGAGCAGCAGCACATTGCAGCCCAGCAGAAGGCAGCTTTGCAG CATGCACATGCACATTCGTCTGGATACTTCATAACTCAAGACTCCGCATTTGGGAACCTTATTCTTCCTGTTTTACCTCGCCTGGACCCAGAATGA